From Actinomycetota bacterium:
ATGTCCTGGGACCAGCCGAGCTCCTCGGGCCACAACAGCAGGAGGTCCTGGGCGGTCAAGCGGTCCACAAGCCACCCCCCGAGCTGGCCTTCGGATCCCGCGGTGTCTCCCTGATATGGGTGTGGCCGGAGCCGTCCGGATACAGGAGCCCCAGGCCCAGCGCGCGGTCCATGCCGATGTGCGCGAACCACACCAGCGCCAGCGCCACGGCAAGACCAGACCCGGTGAGGACTCCGACCAGCCCCAGGGCGGCCGGGGGCGCGTAGGTGTGGATCAGGTCGTAGGCCACGGCGCCGACGTGCTTGCTTCGCAGCTGGCCGAGGAGGCCAAGGTCGGGGATTGGCAGCAGCACCAGGAACAGCCACCACGACCGTCCGTACTTGCCGTATAGCACTATCGCCACGGCCAAC
This genomic window contains:
- a CDS encoding DUF4260 domain-containing protein — translated: MPPPIERRRHKSAAFEPSETELARPGTAGVVTGLPLALLRSEGVALLAVAIVLYGKYGRSWWLFLVLLPIPDLGLLGQLRSKHVGAVAYDLIHTYAPPAALGLVGVLTGSGLAVALALVWFAHIGMDRALGLGLLYPDGSGHTHIRETPRDPKASSGGGLWTA